A segment of the Bacillota bacterium genome:
CGTAGCCATGCTGGTTCCCGTGACGCGGAGGGAACCCGTCGCCGAGGTGGTCGCAGAACTTCGCGCGTTTCGAAAGGGTAGGCGCCTTGGAGCCCTGTCCCTGCGCGAGCTCATTGAGGCGGGGCGCAAGTGGTGAGCCGTCGCCTGGTCATGGACGCGTCCGTTGCCTTGAGCTGGGCCTTCGAGGACGAGGCGGACGTCCTGTCGGATCGGGTACTCGATGCGCTCACTGATGGGTTGGCGGTGGTGCCGGCCGTGTGGCCCCTGGAGGTGTCTAACGCCCTCGTTACCGCCCAGCGACGTGGCCGGATCACGTCGGCAGAGACGGCCCGGTTTCTTTCGCTGATCGGCCGGTTGCCGGTGCAGGTGGAGCCCATTGAGCTTGGTTCAATGGCCTCGCTGGTCGATGCGGCTCGGGAGTACAACCTCTCGGCGTATGACGCGAGCTACCTGGTACTTGCGATGTCGCTGGGGGTTCCCCTGGCAAGTCGGCATGCGGCACTGCAGAAGGCGGCGACAGCGGCCGGTGTAGAGCTATTCTCCGGTGGAAGAGCCCTTCGCTGAACAGCGGGCCTGCGTAGTGCTC
Coding sequences within it:
- a CDS encoding type II toxin-antitoxin system VapC family toxin — protein: MSRRLVMDASVALSWAFEDEADVLSDRVLDALTDGLAVVPAVWPLEVSNALVTAQRRGRITSAETARFLSLIGRLPVQVEPIELGSMASLVDAAREYNLSAYDASYLVLAMSLGVPLASRHAALQKAATAAGVELFSGGRALR